A stretch of the Polyangiaceae bacterium genome encodes the following:
- a CDS encoding ferritin-like domain-containing protein produces MQYPQKNPVPMPETGAYKSVKATIETVFDWKYALEDQKLMALYEKGKSLGWNATDIDWSLDVDIAKLATESRADLFMNSLMDPPVPFTLETAIEFRQHMNAFMLSQFLHGEQGALIATAKIVQTVPWEEAKFYAANQVADEARHVEVYHRYLTEKLGLSYPVHPSLGELLDSIVSDSRWDVTYLGMQILVEGLALAAFGTMRLVNQNEPLIQDITDRIMQDESRHVAFGVISLSKIYQGELSGQELREREDFVIDATHLLRDRLLGTPVFERLGWDQNVWVPWMMNTPFQRGFRQMMFSKIVPNLKRLGLLTPRVREAFAKLDILRFEHEKDSVEEPEVTPPAELVQMMMQYMQERMATAE; encoded by the coding sequence ATGCAGTACCCGCAGAAGAACCCCGTCCCCATGCCCGAGACCGGCGCCTACAAGAGCGTGAAGGCGACCATCGAGACCGTCTTCGACTGGAAGTACGCGCTCGAGGACCAGAAGCTCATGGCGCTCTACGAGAAGGGCAAGAGCTTGGGCTGGAACGCGACGGACATCGACTGGAGCCTCGACGTGGACATCGCGAAGCTCGCCACCGAGTCGCGGGCCGACTTGTTCATGAACTCGCTGATGGATCCGCCGGTACCGTTCACGCTGGAGACGGCCATCGAGTTCCGACAGCACATGAACGCCTTCATGCTGTCGCAGTTCTTGCACGGCGAGCAGGGGGCGCTGATCGCGACCGCCAAGATCGTGCAGACCGTGCCCTGGGAGGAGGCCAAGTTCTACGCCGCCAACCAGGTCGCGGACGAGGCCCGGCACGTCGAAGTCTACCACCGCTACCTGACCGAGAAGCTCGGGCTCTCGTACCCGGTGCACCCGAGCCTGGGCGAGCTGCTCGACTCCATCGTCAGCGACTCGCGCTGGGACGTCACCTACCTGGGCATGCAGATCCTGGTCGAGGGCCTGGCGCTCGCGGCCTTCGGGACCATGCGCCTGGTGAACCAGAACGAGCCGCTGATCCAGGACATCACCGATCGCATCATGCAGGACGAGTCACGGCACGTGGCCTTCGGCGTGATCTCGCTGTCGAAGATCTACCAGGGTGAGCTGAGCGGGCAGGAGCTCAGGGAGCGCGAGGACTTCGTCATCGACGCCACCCACCTGCTCCGCGATCGTCTGCTCGGCACGCCGGTGTTCGAGCGCCTGGGCTGGGACCAGAACGTGTGGGTGCCCTGGATGATGAACACGCCGTTTCAGCGCGGGTTCCGCCAGATGATGTTCAGCAAGATCGTGCCCAACCTGAAGCGGCTGGGGCTCTTGACCCCGCGCGTGCGCGAGGCCTTCGCAAAGCTCGACATCCTGCGCTTCGAGCACGAGAAGGACTCGGTCGAGGAGCCCGAGGTGACGCCGCCGGCGGAGCTCGTGCAGATGATGATGCAGTACATGCAGGAACGCATGGCGACGGCAGAGTGA
- a CDS encoding ferritin-like domain-containing protein translates to MAVVVLVSGANEERLELPDAGALAPPARRTLAGVWAFRANAEREAEQRFARLGRELRVVGSATQAIELAERAVGEERRHHALCRAMVEAYGGDAPLEPLVSALPLGGTRFAHRDRVLYEVVAFCCITETLNSALMRVSHSEAREAGARAALRTILRDEVHHSRIGWAHLAHERARGRGDFLAAEIPRMLAGAVREELFSPSPAGEHEVALRAHGELPEPVRLAIFEAAARDVIAPGLEALGLDTGPMWRWVEGARRSGFRVLS, encoded by the coding sequence GTGGCTGTCGTGGTTCTCGTGAGCGGTGCAAACGAAGAGCGGCTGGAGCTGCCGGACGCGGGCGCGCTCGCGCCGCCGGCCCGGCGCACTCTCGCGGGGGTGTGGGCGTTCCGCGCCAACGCCGAGCGCGAGGCGGAGCAACGCTTCGCGCGCCTCGGGCGGGAGCTCCGAGTGGTAGGGAGCGCCACCCAGGCCATCGAGCTCGCAGAGCGCGCCGTCGGCGAGGAGCGCCGGCATCACGCGCTGTGCCGCGCCATGGTCGAGGCCTACGGCGGAGATGCCCCGCTCGAGCCGCTGGTGAGCGCGCTGCCCCTGGGCGGCACGCGCTTCGCGCACCGCGATCGCGTGCTGTACGAGGTGGTGGCCTTCTGCTGCATCACCGAGACCCTGAACTCGGCGCTGATGCGCGTTTCGCACTCGGAGGCGCGGGAGGCCGGCGCGCGGGCTGCCTTGCGCACCATCCTCCGAGACGAGGTCCACCACAGCCGCATCGGCTGGGCGCACCTCGCCCACGAGCGCGCCCGGGGGCGTGGTGACTTCCTCGCCGCGGAAATCCCGCGCATGCTCGCGGGCGCCGTGCGGGAGGAGCTGTTCTCGCCCTCGCCCGCCGGTGAGCACGAGGTGGCGCTCCGAGCGCACGGCGAGCTGCCCGAGCCGGTGCGCCTCGCGATCTTCGAAGCGGCCGCGCGCGACGTGATCGCGCCGGGGCTCGAAGCGCTCGGCCTCGACACCGGACCGATGTGGCGCTGGGTCGAGGGCGCGCGCCGGTCCGGCTTCCGCGTGCTCAGCTGA
- a CDS encoding fibro-slime domain-containing protein, with translation MRLVFSCTLALAFVAIGCGGGDDGKTAGGTGGVVGKGGSGGGGGGGGINIGGGGSGGDGGSAASGTGGGSGGCGLKLTGTVRDFQESHPDFEDFTGNGETGIVEATLGADKKPVYVDAPHQFTTTKANFDQWYRDVAGVNQAFPFTFSLTKNGSIYTYDNAAFFPIDGQGFGNEGNPNNFHFTFELHTEFLYKGGEVFTFTGDDDLWTFINGKLAIDLGGVHPSQNGSVDLDAKAAELGLEKGKTYPLDVFQAERHTDESHFRIDTSLEFTNCGEPPK, from the coding sequence ATGCGCCTGGTTTTCTCCTGCACCCTCGCGCTGGCGTTCGTCGCGATCGGCTGCGGCGGCGGCGACGACGGGAAGACGGCGGGCGGCACCGGGGGTGTCGTCGGCAAGGGCGGCAGCGGCGGCGGTGGAGGCGGCGGCGGCATCAACATCGGCGGCGGCGGCAGCGGCGGTGACGGCGGCTCGGCGGCCAGCGGCACCGGCGGCGGTAGCGGTGGCTGCGGGCTGAAGCTCACCGGCACGGTGCGCGACTTCCAGGAGAGCCACCCCGACTTCGAGGACTTCACGGGCAACGGCGAGACCGGCATCGTGGAAGCGACGCTCGGCGCGGACAAGAAGCCCGTGTACGTGGACGCTCCCCACCAGTTCACGACCACCAAGGCGAACTTCGATCAGTGGTACCGGGACGTGGCCGGGGTGAACCAGGCGTTTCCGTTCACCTTCAGCCTGACCAAGAACGGCAGCATCTACACCTACGACAACGCCGCGTTCTTCCCCATCGACGGCCAGGGCTTCGGCAACGAGGGCAACCCGAACAACTTCCACTTCACCTTCGAGCTCCACACCGAGTTCCTCTACAAGGGCGGCGAGGTGTTCACGTTCACGGGGGACGACGACCTCTGGACGTTCATCAACGGCAAGCTCGCCATCGACCTGGGCGGCGTACACCCCTCGCAGAACGGCAGCGTCGATCTGGACGCCAAGGCCGCGGAGCTCGGCCTCGAGAAGGGCAAGACCTACCCGCTCGACGTGTTCCAGGCCGAGCGCCACACCGACGAGTCGCACTTCCGCATCGACACCAGCCTGGAGTTCACCAACTGCGGCGAGCCGCCGAAGTGA
- a CDS encoding insulinase family protein, giving the protein MRLRALLATSALIAAAGVAQATPPPKPPAALSLPVEQYQLDNGLTVLLSEDHRLPVVATEIRYLVGSAHEKKGRSGFAHLFEHLMFQGSKHFDDEYFKPFEPIGGSVNGTTTQDRTNFFERVPSNYLDLALWMESDRMFNLLPALTQDRLDNQRDVVKNERRQRYENPPYGMAWIYLTEALYPASHPYGHSVIGSHADLTAASLDDVKGFFREYYGPANAVVTLVGDFESAQAKALVKKYFGGAEGSAGKRAPKPTASVPKLESVVHVVKTDDVKLPRIYLAWHTPAIFAPGDAELDLFSSILTNGKTSRLYKPLVYDKKVAKDVEAFQASMQLSSFYVVQATAAPGKTLKELETALMEALEKALATPPSDDEMKRAVNGYKKEFYQRVEGAVSRATTLSTYYHATGKADYLKQDLARYTGATPKSVHETAQKWLDLKHHARIDIVQGPKAGGAQQ; this is encoded by the coding sequence ATGCGACTTCGAGCCCTGCTTGCCACCTCCGCGTTGATCGCGGCCGCCGGCGTTGCCCAGGCGACGCCCCCTCCCAAGCCCCCTGCGGCGCTGAGCCTGCCGGTCGAGCAGTACCAGCTCGACAACGGCCTGACGGTGCTGCTCTCCGAGGACCACCGGCTGCCCGTGGTGGCGACGGAGATCCGCTACCTGGTGGGCTCGGCCCACGAGAAGAAGGGGCGCAGCGGCTTCGCCCATTTGTTCGAGCACCTGATGTTTCAGGGCAGCAAGCACTTCGACGACGAGTACTTCAAGCCCTTCGAGCCCATCGGCGGCAGCGTGAACGGGACCACGACCCAGGACCGCACCAACTTCTTCGAGCGGGTGCCCTCGAACTACCTGGATCTGGCGCTCTGGATGGAGTCCGATCGCATGTTCAACCTGCTGCCGGCGCTCACCCAGGACCGCCTCGACAACCAGCGGGACGTGGTCAAGAACGAGCGCCGCCAGCGCTACGAGAACCCGCCTTACGGCATGGCGTGGATCTACCTGACCGAGGCCCTCTACCCCGCGAGCCACCCCTACGGCCACTCGGTGATCGGCTCGCACGCCGACCTGACCGCGGCGTCCCTGGACGACGTGAAGGGCTTCTTCCGCGAGTACTACGGGCCGGCCAACGCGGTGGTCACGCTGGTCGGCGACTTCGAGTCGGCCCAGGCGAAGGCGCTGGTGAAGAAGTACTTCGGCGGCGCCGAGGGCAGCGCGGGCAAGCGCGCACCAAAGCCGACGGCCAGCGTGCCCAAGCTCGAGTCCGTCGTGCACGTCGTGAAGACCGACGACGTGAAGCTGCCGCGCATCTACCTGGCCTGGCACACCCCGGCCATCTTCGCTCCCGGCGACGCCGAGCTCGATCTGTTCTCCAGCATCCTGACCAACGGCAAGACCAGCCGCCTGTACAAGCCGCTGGTCTACGACAAGAAGGTCGCCAAGGACGTCGAGGCGTTCCAGGCATCCATGCAGCTCTCCAGCTTCTACGTGGTGCAGGCCACCGCCGCGCCCGGCAAGACGCTGAAGGAGCTGGAGACCGCGCTGATGGAGGCGCTGGAGAAGGCGCTCGCCACGCCGCCCAGCGACGACGAGATGAAGCGCGCGGTGAACGGCTACAAGAAGGAGTTCTACCAGCGCGTCGAGGGCGCCGTGTCCCGCGCCACCACGCTCAGCACCTACTACCACGCGACCGGCAAGGCCGATTACCTGAAGCAGGATCTCGCGCGCTACACCGGGGCCACCCCCAAGAGCGTGCACGAGACGGCGCAGAAGTGGCTCGACCTGAAGCACCACGCGCGCATCGACATCGTGCAGGGCCCCAAGGCCGGAGGAGCGCAGCAATGA
- a CDS encoding VCBS repeat-containing protein produces MDARRWLGLALLCGGSALVACGGDDSGGKAGTGGSGNASGSGGSGNASGSGGGGGSGNAGGGGTGNTGGATNPTCEKGESAGPVQAPTFWKNLKGETSWFASPVVVDLDKDGKNELVSAYYSLFVFDSQGTLLSSAKDGGGRVYAPHVVADLDGDGTTEIVVGNDNEVIAYEWKGGKLVMKAGWPADTTTAGNAPEVRGLAAGDLNGDGKIEIVATTTQTASTKDGGAQVFVFSPDGKLYQPGGTSWQAWPRYNNKTGTGNDADRNGMGHSGYGCYGLNVGVGNIDDDPELEILATYDNHHIQAFDHDGVSIDSSPWFTNRDSKYSGQRLTWGQFIRWADPKVESDHYHDHTGTWPHPSWAEWLQWTASPPNVVDLDQDGKNEVIGVPNVEKNEPYETQAYAILALEGNHGDGSRSAMRKAGWESMPRGGAPISVSGWYPPGGVPAAATVDLQGDAKPEIIVSLNDGHMYAFDSSGKQLWKFNYLFGKTIMYASEPIVADLNQDGSPEVLFSTFGDPNTTDSGHLVILAQDGALLHDVPLPNPGHNGNGNGAPAAPAVGDLDGDGVLEVFVQTFEHGMDVFKIPGSGTKCLLWATARGGPLRMGQPNGT; encoded by the coding sequence ATGGACGCTCGACGATGGCTCGGTTTGGCTCTGCTCTGCGGCGGTAGCGCGCTGGTCGCCTGCGGCGGCGACGACTCCGGCGGCAAGGCCGGCACCGGCGGCAGCGGCAACGCCAGCGGCAGCGGTGGGAGCGGCAACGCGAGCGGCAGCGGCGGCGGCGGCGGCAGCGGCAACGCCGGTGGAGGTGGCACCGGCAACACCGGCGGCGCGACCAACCCCACCTGCGAGAAGGGCGAGAGCGCCGGCCCCGTACAGGCCCCGACCTTCTGGAAGAACCTGAAAGGCGAGACCAGCTGGTTCGCTTCTCCGGTGGTCGTCGATCTGGACAAGGACGGAAAGAACGAGCTGGTGAGCGCGTATTACTCGCTGTTCGTCTTCGACAGCCAGGGCACGCTGCTTTCGAGCGCCAAGGACGGCGGCGGGCGCGTCTACGCGCCGCACGTGGTCGCCGATCTCGACGGCGACGGCACCACCGAGATCGTGGTCGGCAACGACAACGAGGTGATCGCCTACGAGTGGAAGGGCGGCAAGCTGGTGATGAAGGCGGGCTGGCCCGCGGACACCACCACGGCGGGGAACGCCCCGGAGGTGCGGGGCCTCGCGGCCGGCGACCTGAACGGCGACGGGAAGATCGAGATCGTCGCGACCACGACCCAGACCGCGAGCACCAAGGACGGCGGTGCGCAGGTCTTCGTCTTCTCGCCGGACGGCAAGCTCTACCAGCCGGGTGGCACCTCGTGGCAGGCCTGGCCTCGCTACAACAACAAGACCGGCACAGGGAACGACGCCGACCGGAACGGCATGGGCCACAGCGGCTACGGCTGCTACGGCCTGAACGTGGGCGTCGGCAACATCGACGACGATCCGGAGCTGGAGATCCTCGCCACCTACGACAACCACCACATCCAGGCCTTCGACCACGACGGCGTGTCCATCGACTCTTCGCCCTGGTTCACGAACCGCGACAGCAAGTACTCGGGCCAGCGCCTGACCTGGGGTCAGTTCATCCGCTGGGCGGATCCGAAGGTCGAGTCGGACCACTACCACGATCACACCGGCACCTGGCCGCACCCGAGCTGGGCCGAGTGGCTCCAGTGGACCGCGTCCCCGCCGAACGTGGTGGACCTGGATCAGGACGGCAAGAACGAGGTCATCGGCGTACCGAACGTCGAGAAGAACGAGCCGTACGAGACGCAGGCCTACGCCATCCTGGCGCTCGAGGGCAATCACGGCGACGGCAGCCGCTCGGCGATGCGAAAGGCCGGCTGGGAGAGCATGCCGCGGGGCGGCGCGCCCATCTCGGTCAGCGGGTGGTACCCGCCGGGCGGCGTGCCCGCCGCGGCGACGGTGGATCTGCAAGGCGACGCCAAGCCCGAGATCATCGTGTCGCTGAACGACGGCCACATGTACGCCTTCGACTCGAGCGGCAAGCAGCTCTGGAAGTTCAACTACCTGTTCGGCAAGACCATCATGTACGCCTCGGAGCCCATCGTGGCCGACCTGAACCAGGACGGTTCCCCCGAGGTGTTGTTCTCGACCTTCGGCGATCCGAACACCACCGACTCCGGGCACCTGGTGATCCTGGCGCAGGACGGCGCGCTCTTGCACGACGTGCCGCTGCCGAACCCGGGCCACAACGGCAACGGCAACGGCGCGCCGGCGGCTCCGGCCGTGGGTGATCTGGACGGAGACGGCGTGCTCGAGGTCTTCGTGCAGACCTTCGAGCACGGCATGGACGTGTTCAAGATCCCCGGCTCCGGCACCAAGTGCCTGCTCTGGGCCACGGCCCGGGGCGGCCCGCTGCGCATGGGACAGCCCAACGGAACCTGA
- a CDS encoding serine/threonine protein kinase, protein MSSLPPLVAGRYRPLRVLGKGGMGVVYVVEHVHTGEQLALKVLSAQAVGSTTAVERFKREARVPAQIKSEHVVRVTDADVAPELGALFLVMELLEGSDLDRLSDGTPRAPERVLSWFRQLARGLDKAHRMGIVHRDLKPENLFLTHREDGSDWIKILDFGIAKFVADGGAEGRATETGNVVGTPRYMAPEQATGEVSRIGPAVDVWALGMIAFRLLGGRDYWTAPTIAQLIHQIVYEPLAPPSARGVDLGPAFDAWFARSCARDPADRWPSVGEQVEALAQAVLGVEPQLAPSAIERIGVETTLAVTPGERSAPPVDAIRANATGSLAGAASAAVDVRRRGRGTPLLLGVLTVLVLGVGVWFGSRAAGPATDLARTASGPAQSPTAPIAPSEEVRTPEPSASAITEPPDAGSDAGPRPKAKPRPAGDPLQEQF, encoded by the coding sequence GTGAGCTCCTTGCCCCCGCTCGTCGCCGGCCGCTATCGGCCGCTCCGTGTCCTGGGCAAGGGTGGTATGGGAGTGGTGTACGTCGTCGAGCACGTCCACACCGGCGAGCAGCTGGCGCTCAAGGTGCTGAGCGCCCAAGCCGTCGGGAGCACCACCGCCGTCGAGCGCTTCAAACGCGAAGCCCGCGTGCCCGCCCAGATCAAGAGCGAGCACGTCGTCCGTGTGACCGACGCTGACGTCGCGCCCGAGCTCGGCGCCTTGTTCTTGGTGATGGAGCTGCTCGAGGGCAGCGACCTCGATCGGCTGAGCGACGGCACACCGCGGGCGCCGGAGCGGGTGCTGAGCTGGTTCCGCCAGCTCGCCCGCGGCCTCGACAAAGCCCACCGCATGGGCATCGTGCACCGCGACCTGAAGCCCGAGAACCTGTTCCTCACGCACCGGGAGGACGGCAGCGACTGGATCAAGATCCTCGATTTCGGCATCGCGAAGTTCGTCGCCGACGGCGGCGCGGAGGGTCGGGCCACGGAGACCGGCAATGTCGTCGGCACTCCGCGCTACATGGCCCCCGAGCAGGCGACGGGGGAGGTGAGCCGCATCGGGCCTGCCGTCGACGTGTGGGCGCTGGGGATGATCGCGTTCCGGTTGCTCGGCGGGCGGGACTACTGGACGGCACCGACGATCGCGCAGCTCATCCACCAGATCGTGTACGAACCGCTGGCGCCGCCCTCGGCGCGCGGAGTGGATCTGGGCCCGGCGTTCGACGCCTGGTTCGCGCGCTCCTGCGCCCGCGATCCCGCGGACCGCTGGCCCAGCGTCGGCGAGCAGGTCGAGGCCCTTGCCCAAGCCGTTCTTGGCGTGGAGCCGCAGCTGGCCCCGTCGGCCATCGAGCGCATCGGGGTGGAGACCACGCTGGCGGTCACGCCCGGCGAGCGCAGCGCGCCGCCCGTCGACGCCATCCGCGCGAACGCCACGGGCTCGCTCGCCGGCGCCGCGAGCGCCGCAGTGGATGTGCGGCGGCGTGGTCGAGGCACGCCGCTCCTTTTGGGCGTCCTGACGGTCCTGGTCCTGGGGGTGGGCGTGTGGTTCGGGTCGCGCGCGGCGGGCCCCGCCACGGATTTGGCACGCACCGCCTCCGGTCCCGCACAGTCGCCGACTGCGCCCATTGCTCCTTCGGAAGAGGTCCGTACCCCCGAGCCGTCCGCGAGCGCGATCACCGAGCCTCCGGACGCCGGATCGGACGCCGGACCGCGGCCGAAGGCCAAGCCGCGGCCAGCGGGTGATCCGCTGCAAGAGCAGTTCTGA
- a CDS encoding insulinase family protein produces the protein MNRRGYAVAALFAFGCGGAQQEPAKLPPLPPAPTAAPTTARGDAPDRAKLPAPAPTPAWALPPPEIFALKNGMKVYFVKQGPTPLVSVVLVVPRGSATDPKGKAGLTALTADMLDEGAGGKDSLALSEELQRLGTDYSANADVDNVMLAMNTIADSLEPSVKLLADIVQKPAFDPKEFQRRKDQRIADALAAESEPASARAIVLRRALFGDGYGSDLASGTRPSLSKLQLADVKAHYRALFAPEGAAFVVVGGIDKEPVKQALEASFGEWSGAAKAKSPAVSSAKPEKAVFFVDFPGATQTAMTIARRAPGEGTPEYFPALVMSRVFGEAFTSRLNLNLREAKGYTYGAGSSFRRFKDTGLFGLSASVKREATRPSIDESFKELRDLCASRPISAQERDEAVGGLLLGFPGRFERGGDVAGQLAAIPLYSRPDDWLEKWSERVKAVTVEQANELAKGYCNPDEFVVVLAGDRKVVEPTLEGLDRKLLFFDAQGNRAKK, from the coding sequence ATGAACCGCCGAGGCTACGCCGTCGCCGCGCTCTTCGCCTTCGGTTGCGGAGGTGCACAGCAGGAACCGGCCAAGCTGCCGCCGCTCCCGCCGGCGCCCACCGCGGCGCCGACCACGGCCCGAGGGGACGCGCCGGATCGCGCCAAGCTGCCCGCCCCCGCGCCCACGCCCGCCTGGGCGTTGCCCCCGCCCGAGATCTTCGCGCTCAAGAACGGCATGAAGGTCTACTTCGTGAAGCAGGGACCCACGCCGCTGGTGAGCGTGGTCCTGGTCGTCCCTCGGGGCAGCGCCACCGATCCGAAGGGCAAGGCGGGCCTCACCGCCCTCACCGCCGACATGCTCGACGAAGGCGCGGGGGGCAAGGACTCGCTGGCGCTCTCGGAGGAGCTCCAGCGGCTCGGCACCGACTACTCGGCGAACGCCGACGTGGACAACGTGATGCTGGCGATGAACACCATCGCCGACAGCCTCGAGCCGAGCGTGAAGCTCCTCGCCGACATCGTGCAGAAGCCCGCGTTCGACCCGAAGGAGTTCCAGCGCCGCAAGGACCAGCGCATCGCCGACGCGCTGGCCGCGGAGAGCGAGCCGGCCTCCGCGCGCGCCATCGTGCTCAGGCGTGCCCTGTTCGGCGACGGCTACGGCTCGGACCTCGCGAGCGGCACGCGCCCCAGCCTGAGCAAGCTCCAGCTCGCGGACGTGAAGGCGCACTACCGAGCGCTGTTCGCACCGGAGGGCGCCGCCTTCGTGGTCGTCGGCGGCATCGACAAGGAGCCGGTGAAGCAGGCGCTGGAGGCGAGCTTCGGCGAGTGGAGCGGCGCGGCGAAGGCCAAGAGCCCGGCGGTCTCCAGCGCCAAGCCGGAGAAGGCCGTCTTCTTCGTGGACTTCCCCGGCGCGACGCAGACCGCGATGACCATCGCGCGCCGCGCGCCCGGCGAGGGCACGCCCGAGTACTTCCCGGCGCTGGTGATGAGCCGCGTCTTCGGCGAGGCCTTCACCAGCCGCCTGAACCTGAACCTGCGCGAGGCGAAGGGCTACACCTACGGCGCCGGCTCGAGCTTCCGCCGGTTCAAGGACACGGGCCTGTTCGGCCTGTCGGCGTCCGTCAAGCGCGAGGCCACGCGGCCCAGCATCGACGAGTCGTTCAAGGAGCTCCGCGATCTGTGCGCCTCGCGGCCGATCAGCGCCCAGGAGCGCGACGAGGCGGTAGGCGGGCTCCTGCTCGGCTTCCCCGGGCGCTTCGAGCGCGGCGGCGACGTCGCCGGTCAGCTTGCGGCCATCCCGCTCTACTCCCGCCCCGACGACTGGCTCGAGAAGTGGTCGGAGCGCGTGAAGGCCGTCACGGTCGAGCAGGCCAACGAGCTCGCCAAGGGATACTGCAACCCCGACGAGTTCGTCGTGGTGCTGGCCGGTGATCGCAAGGTCGTCGAGCCGACGCTCGAAGGGCTCGATCGCAAGCTCTTGTTCTTCGACGCGCAGGGCAACCGCGCGAAGAAGTAG
- a CDS encoding class I SAM-dependent methyltransferase, producing the protein MLLNRFEKAMMNNGVRAFVQRHYEARKLRRLGGTVEGKHVLEVGCGRGAGVELLLDGFGAARVDAFDLDTQMVELARDRLRHHGDRVKLWQGSVTEIRAADRSYAAVFDFGIIHHVPAWRDALVEIFRVLEPGGRFFAEEVLAKFILNPLWRRVLDHPLTDRFDRQTFAEALADAGFEVRVSEDLVGEFAWFIADKPR; encoded by the coding sequence ATGCTGCTGAACCGCTTCGAGAAGGCGATGATGAACAACGGCGTGCGCGCCTTCGTGCAGCGCCACTACGAGGCGCGGAAGCTCCGGCGCCTGGGCGGCACGGTCGAGGGTAAGCACGTGCTCGAGGTCGGCTGCGGCCGGGGCGCCGGCGTGGAGCTCCTGCTCGACGGCTTCGGAGCGGCTCGGGTGGACGCGTTCGATCTCGATACGCAGATGGTCGAGCTGGCGCGCGACCGCCTTCGTCACCACGGCGATCGGGTGAAGCTCTGGCAGGGCAGCGTGACCGAGATCCGCGCGGCGGATCGGAGCTACGCCGCGGTGTTCGACTTCGGCATCATCCACCACGTGCCGGCCTGGCGCGACGCGCTCGTGGAGATCTTCCGCGTGCTCGAGCCCGGCGGTCGCTTCTTCGCCGAGGAGGTGCTGGCGAAGTTCATCCTGAACCCGCTCTGGCGCCGGGTGCTCGACCACCCGCTGACCGATCGCTTCGATCGCCAGACCTTCGCCGAAGCGCTCGCGGACGCGGGCTTCGAGGTGCGCGTCAGCGAGGATCTGGTGGGGGAGTTCGCATGGTTCATCGCGGACAAGCCGAGGTAG